The proteins below are encoded in one region of Silene latifolia isolate original U9 population chromosome 2, ASM4854445v1, whole genome shotgun sequence:
- the LOC141641052 gene encoding uncharacterized protein LOC141641052, translated as MGTLMLLRTSLGGHEYVPPADAAWSWKNICKVKEMMKDGYSDGQWIADTKGYFIRSRYEWLRMQQPKQDWVPLVWSKWNIPKHTIIAWIIMNNGLDVKEKLCKIGYCTDDRCLICDSDTETQEHLFFNCRYSQKIMQQMELWCGFSLQTNMNMGIMPPKVCLKQKVQYLVVIACYYQVWTQRNSARMNQVLIRPEKVSEHIIEEVRSRIRRKLNEPVSRTNKIWLTKWGIL; from the coding sequence ATGGGTACTCTGATGCTGCTTAGGACGAGTTTAGGAGGGCATGAGTATGTCCCTCCTGCTGATGCTGCTTGGTCCTGGAAGAATATATGCAAAGTCAAGGAAATGATGAAAGATGGGTACTCTGATGGACAATGGATTGCTGACACAAAAGGGTACTTTATCAGAAGTAGATATGAATGGCTTAGGATGCAACAGCCTAAGCAAGATTGGGTACCTCTGGTTTGGAGCAAATGGAACATTCCCAAACATACCATTATTGCTTGGATCATCATGAATAATGGATTGGATGTGAAGGAAAAACTATGCAAAATTGGCTACTGTACAGATGATAGATGCCTAATCTGTGACAGTGATACTGAAACACAAGAGCATCTATTCTTTAATTGCAGATACAGTCAAAAGATAATGCAGCAGATGGAGCTCTGGTGTGGGTTTTCACTGCAGACTAACATGAATATGGGTATAATGCCTCCCAAAGTGTGCCTGAAACAGAAAGTTCAATACCTGGTGGTGATTGCGTGTTATTATCAGGTTTGGACACAAAGGAATAGTGCCAGAATGAATCAAGTACTGATTAGACCAGAGAAGGTGTCTGAGCACATCATTGAGGAAGTCAGGAGCAGAATCAGAAGGAAGCTCAATGAACCAGTATCAAGAACGAATAAGATATGGCTGACAAAATGGGGCATACTATGA